TATCAGAAGAGCGGTCGGAATAATATAACTCCGTCAAAATAAACGTTTTTAGGTAAATTGAAGCCTTTCCATGCCCGGTTTAATTAAATTCCCCGAGTTTTTATCGCAAAAAACTCCTAACCCATTGAAATATAAGAAAAAAATTAAAATTCTGGGCCAAAAGGCAGCTTTTTTTGAAACTGGTATAGACAAAAGGCACTTGAAAATGCTAAAGTATTTATGCTTCTAACTGGCTGTAGCAAGATAATATAAGAGGTCTACCTGATGCCACAACATGTTTGTATCTGTCTCAAGTGTGGAAGACAATTTGCTGCTACTTTAAAATCAGAGGGTGAAATTAAAGAGAGCGAATGTCCTTACTGTGGGAGCAAAGATCTAAGAAAGATAAATCCAGTGAATTTCTTCGGGGGCTTTTCAGGCGGCGGCGGTGGCTGAACCCCCAGGAGTTGTTAGGCCGGTGGCCTGACACAATAAAAAAGGGCGGTGGTAAACCGCCCTTTTTTATTTATCTATCGTCAGGGCAGGTTTAGATTTTTATACTTTTTAATTTTAATGTATAATTTGGTTAATGGGTATGGAATTGCACAGGAAAAATGGGAGCTGAGGAATTTTACTCAAAGGGTATTAGTTTTCTGAGAAAAGGAAATACCTTGAATGCCCTCGCCCAGTTTCAAAAAGCCTTTGAAATAGAACCCCAGAATCCAAAATACCAATCCTTTTTCGCCCTTTGTTCTGCCATTGAGCGTGGGACAGTGAATGAAGCTATTGTTTCTTGCAAGAAGGCTATTGGGAGGGAACCTGAAACCCCTGAACTTTACTTTAACCTTGGAAAAGTTTACCTAAAGGCAAACAAAATGGGAGAGGCCATAGA
This window of the Nitrospirota bacterium genome carries:
- a CDS encoding DNA-directed RNA polymerase subunit P produces the protein MPQHVCICLKCGRQFAATLKSEGEIKESECPYCGSKDLRKINPVNFFGGFSGGGGG
- a CDS encoding tetratricopeptide repeat protein; protein product: MGAEEFYSKGISFLRKGNTLNALAQFQKAFEIEPQNPKYQSFFALCSAIERGTVNEAIVSCKKAIGREPETPELYFNLGKVYLKANKMGEAIEAFRQGLKLNANNKEISAILDTLGTRKRPILPFLSRDNFINKYLGFILSKLGFR